A genomic region of Miscanthus floridulus cultivar M001 chromosome 3, ASM1932011v1, whole genome shotgun sequence contains the following coding sequences:
- the LOC136543408 gene encoding uncharacterized protein, with product MKVFWLLPGKNLSNGLRLIWSDTDTMVMSSLVHKFKNFVLYLDHDDNLSGMPWDDNVANPLNSPPKVFSPMKTMHMDNADSGRVGDNSGEDPNFGDGRDDDSAGDNSEEDPDFVDSDYELDADDDDLFQYADDEEASKKKDKGKKAFSVVDNSEDDMSTEDDELQLPESDDESGGRLRFQTFREQDMHNPIFKLGQLFATPEILREAITEYSLKHRVEIKLPRNEKKRIEAHCVEGCPWNLYALVDSSSHGLVIKQFNGQHTCQKKWVLKRCTLRWLADKYLETFRADQKMSLTNFARSVQRDWNITPARSKLARAKRLAMKKVMGDEVEQYKLLWDYGHELRRSNPGSSFFLNLDGNVFSTLYMSLDACKRGFLTACRPIICLDGCHIKTKYDGQILTAVGIDPNGCIFPIAIGIVEVESLVTWKWFLETLKNDLGIDNTYPWTIMTDKQKGLIPAVQQVFPDSEHRFCVRHLYSNFQHHFKGENLKNQLWCCARSSSIPQFNRNMEKMKTLDQKAYEWLQKMPFNTWVRAYFSTFPKCDMLLNNSCEVFNSYILEAREMPILSMLE from the exons ATGAAGGTGTTCTGGCTGCTACCTGGGAAGAATCTTTCAAATGGGTTGAGATTGATTTGGTCTGACACAGACACAATGGTAATGTCCTCATTAGTTCACAAATTTAAGAATTTTGTGCTGTATttggaccatgatgacaacctttCTGGAATGCCTTGGGATGATAATGTTGCAAACCCATTGAACTCACCTCCCAAGGTTTTTAGTCCTATGAAGACTATGCATATGGACAATGCAGATAGTGGGAGGGTTGGTGATAACAGTGGAGAGGACCCTAattttggtgatggcagagatgaTGACAGTGCTGGTGATAACAGTGAAGAGGACCCTGATTTTGTTGATTCTGACTACGAACTGGATGCAGATGATGATGACCTTTTTCAGTATGCAGATGATGAAGAAGCaagcaagaagaaagataagggcaAGAAAGCTTTCAGTGTTGTAGATAACAGTGAAGATGACATGTCAACAGAAGATGATGAGCTGCAGTTGCCTGAATCAGATGATGAAAGTGGAGGAAGACTAAGGTTTCAGACTTTTAGAGAGCAGGATATGCATAACCCAATATTTAAGTTGGGTCAATTGTTTGCAACCCCTGAGATTCTAAGGGAAGCAATTACAGAATACAGTTTGAAGCATAGGGTTGAAATTAAATTGCCAAGGAATGAGAAGAAGAGGATTGAAGCACACTGTGTAGAAGGTTGTCCTTGGAACTTGTATGCTTTAGTGGATAGCAGTTCCCATGGTCTGGTTATCAAGCAATTCAATGGACAACACACATGCCAGAAAAAGTGGGTTTTGAAGAGGTGCACATTAAGATGGCTTGCTGACAAGTATCTGGAAACATTTAGGGCAGATCAGAAGATGAGCctcacaaattttgctaggtcagTACAGAGGGACTGGAACATAACTCCAGCAAGGTCCAAGCTTGCTAGAGCTAAAAGATTAGCTATGAAGAAAGTTATGGGAGATGAGGTGgagcaatacaagttactttgggATTATGGTCATGAACTTAGAAGAAGTAACCCAGGCAGCAGCTTCTTTCTGAACCTGGATGGCAATGTATTTAGCACATTGTACATGTCATTGGATGCATGTAAAAGAGGTTTCTTGACTGCATGTAGGCCTATCATATGCTTGGATGGATGCCACATTAAGACTAAGTATGATGGACAAATACTGACAGCTGTGGGCATTGATCCAAATGGATGTATCTTCCCAATTGCCATTGGAATAGTGGAAGTGGAATCACTAGTGACATGGAAGTGGTTTTTGGAGACACTAAAAAATGACCTTGGCATAGATAACACATATCCTTGGACCATCATGACAGATAAACAAAAG GGTCTTATTCCAGCAGTTCAACAGGTCTTCCCTGACTCTGAACATAGATTCTGTGTCAGACACCTATATTCCAACTTCCaacaccacttcaaaggtgaaaaTCTCAAgaaccagctttggtgttgtgcaAGGTCAAGTTCAATACCTCAGTTCAATAGGAACATGGAGAAAATGAAGACCCTGGATCAGAAGGCCTATGAGTGGTTGCAGAAGATGCCTTTCAACACCTGGGTCAGAGCTTACTTCAGCACTTTTCCAAAGTGTGACATGTTGCTGAACAACAGCTGTGAAGTGTTCAACAGTTATATCTTGGAGGCAAGGGAGATGCCAATTCTTAGTATGCTAGAGTAG